The Pseudolabrys sp. FHR47 genome contains a region encoding:
- the gatA gene encoding Asp-tRNA(Asn)/Glu-tRNA(Gln) amidotransferase subunit GatA — protein MTELTTLTLTEARDRLRKKDLSSAELTAAHLTAIEKARSLNAFVLETPEIATQMAKASDARIAKGEAGPLEGIPLAIKDLFCTKGVRTTACSHILDNFVPTYESTVTSQLWRDGAVMLGKTNNDEFAMGSSNETSYFGPVQSPWRRKGSNTPLVPGGSSGGSASAVAAQLCLGATATDTGGSIRQPAAFTGTVGIKPTYGRCSRWGIVAFASSLDQAGPMAKTVRDAAIMLRSMAGPDPKDTTCADIPVPDYEAAVGRSVKGLKIGIPKEYRLDGMPAEIEKIWQQGCEWLKAAGAELVDVSLPHTKYALPAYYIVAPAEASSNLARYDGVRYGLRVPGRDIIDMYEQTRAEGFGDEVRRRVMIGTYVLSAGYYDAYYLRAQKVRTLIKRDFEQCFDQGIHAMLTPATPSASFGVGEKGGADPVEMYLNDIFTVTVNMAGLPGIAVPAGNDAQGLPLGLQLIGRPFDEETLFSLGEVIEQAAGRFVAQPWW, from the coding sequence ATGACCGAACTCACCACACTGACGCTGACCGAAGCGCGCGATCGGCTGCGCAAGAAAGACTTAAGCTCCGCTGAGCTGACCGCCGCGCATTTGACCGCCATCGAGAAGGCGCGTTCGCTCAACGCCTTCGTGCTGGAGACGCCGGAGATCGCCACGCAGATGGCGAAGGCGTCCGATGCGCGTATCGCGAAGGGTGAGGCCGGTCCGCTCGAGGGCATTCCGCTCGCCATCAAGGACCTGTTCTGCACCAAGGGCGTTCGCACCACGGCGTGCTCGCACATCCTCGACAACTTTGTGCCGACCTATGAGTCCACGGTGACGTCGCAGCTCTGGCGTGACGGCGCGGTGATGCTCGGCAAGACCAACAATGACGAGTTCGCCATGGGCTCGTCGAACGAGACGTCGTATTTCGGCCCGGTGCAATCGCCGTGGCGGCGGAAAGGCTCGAATACGCCTTTGGTGCCGGGCGGCTCGTCGGGCGGTTCGGCCTCGGCCGTCGCCGCGCAGCTTTGTCTGGGCGCCACCGCGACCGACACCGGCGGCTCGATCCGCCAGCCCGCAGCCTTCACCGGCACCGTGGGCATCAAGCCGACCTATGGCCGCTGCTCGCGCTGGGGCATCGTCGCCTTCGCCTCGTCGCTCGATCAGGCGGGCCCGATGGCGAAGACCGTGCGCGATGCGGCGATCATGCTGCGCTCGATGGCCGGCCCCGATCCGAAGGACACGACCTGCGCCGATATTCCGGTGCCGGATTACGAGGCCGCGGTCGGCCGGTCGGTGAAGGGGCTCAAGATCGGCATTCCGAAAGAGTATCGCCTCGACGGCATGCCGGCCGAGATCGAGAAGATCTGGCAACAGGGCTGCGAATGGCTGAAAGCCGCCGGCGCCGAACTGGTCGACGTGTCGCTGCCGCATACCAAATACGCGCTGCCGGCCTATTACATCGTCGCTCCCGCGGAAGCCTCGTCGAACCTCGCGCGCTACGACGGCGTGCGCTACGGCCTGCGCGTGCCGGGTCGCGACATCATCGATATGTACGAGCAGACCCGCGCCGAAGGCTTCGGCGACGAGGTGCGCCGCCGCGTCATGATCGGCACCTACGTGCTGTCGGCCGGATATTACGACGCCTATTACCTGCGGGCGCAGAAAGTGCGCACGCTGATCAAGCGCGACTTCGAGCAATGCTTCGATCAGGGCATCCATGCGATGCTGACGCCGGCGACGCCGTCAGCATCGTTCGGCGTCGGCGAGAAAGGTGGCGCCGATCCGGTCGAGATGTATCTCAACGACATCTTCACGGTGACGGTGAACATGGCGGGCCTGCCGGGCATCGCTGTTCCGGCCGGCAACGACGCGCAGGGGCTGCCGCTCGGCCTGCAACTCATCGGCCGGCCGTTCGATGAAGAGACCCTGTTCTCGCTCGGCGAGGTGATCGAGCAGGCGGCAGGCCGCTTCGTCGCGCAGCCGTGGTGGTGA
- a CDS encoding nuclear transport factor 2 family protein: MEIHDAFRRSDYFRMATLYDRDVEWLMHASPTIFPVGGHRRGKGAVFRMLLNISLQYRFDHYELDDVIAEGDWAAAVADVTITQRMTGRTIRCRAASFNQVRDGKVVAYRGFIDSFDAAEQVFGRVITP, encoded by the coding sequence ATGGAAATCCATGACGCGTTCCGGCGGTCCGACTATTTCCGCATGGCAACGCTTTACGACCGCGACGTCGAGTGGTTGATGCACGCGTCGCCGACGATCTTTCCGGTCGGCGGACACCGGCGCGGCAAAGGCGCGGTGTTCCGGATGCTGCTGAACATCAGTTTGCAGTACCGGTTCGATCACTACGAACTCGACGATGTCATTGCCGAAGGCGACTGGGCGGCGGCTGTCGCCGACGTGACCATTACGCAACGCATGACGGGCCGGACCATTCGATGCCGCGCGGCCAGCTTCAACCAGGTGCGCGACGGCAAGGTGGTGGCCTACCGCGGCTTCATCGATAGCTTCGATGCAGCGGAGCAGGTATTCGGTCGTGTCATAACGCCCTAG
- a CDS encoding nuclear transport factor 2 family protein produces MPTEMTRAALEDMIDAFQCGDHERLAARYDDDIQWLLYAPTSIFPFAGLKQGKSAVLTGLLLLYQSYSIAGHDVSLTVVDGHRAASITDIRLIQRSTGRVITAKLASFFRFRDGRLVGYRGFTDSFDWAEQVLGREIDP; encoded by the coding sequence ATGCCGACCGAGATGACGCGCGCTGCGCTCGAAGACATGATCGATGCATTCCAGTGCGGCGACCATGAGCGTCTGGCGGCGCGCTACGATGACGACATCCAATGGCTGCTCTACGCGCCGACGTCGATCTTTCCGTTCGCGGGCCTGAAGCAGGGCAAGAGCGCGGTGCTCACGGGCCTGTTGCTGCTCTACCAGTCCTACAGCATTGCAGGTCACGATGTGTCGCTGACGGTGGTCGATGGCCATCGGGCGGCATCGATCACCGATATCCGCCTCATTCAGCGGTCGACGGGACGGGTCATCACGGCGAAGCTGGCCAGCTTCTTTCGTTTTCGCGACGGCAGACTCGTGGGATATCGCGGCTTCACCGACAGTTTCGACTGGGCGGAGCAGGTGCTCGGACGCGAGATCGATCCGTAG
- a CDS encoding nuclear transport factor 2 family protein yields MNELEEGPIAMPLQHSEVTLQKTEQTREALADLLAAFVSGDRDRLIACYDQDVDWLFLAPATVFPFAGFRRGRAEVAKGFDVLFENYRLMEYQNETLIADGDWASTLGSGQLLQRTTGRTIHIRTGNFYRFRNGKVVVYRGFTDSLDTVEQVLGRELDF; encoded by the coding sequence ATGAATGAACTGGAAGAAGGGCCAATTGCAATGCCGCTCCAGCATTCGGAAGTGACGCTGCAGAAGACGGAACAAACTCGGGAAGCCCTGGCCGATCTTCTGGCCGCCTTTGTCAGTGGTGACCGCGACCGCCTCATCGCCTGCTATGACCAGGACGTTGACTGGCTGTTCCTCGCTCCCGCGACGGTATTTCCGTTCGCCGGTTTCCGCCGCGGCCGGGCCGAGGTCGCCAAGGGCTTCGACGTGCTTTTTGAAAACTATCGCTTGATGGAATATCAGAACGAAACGCTGATCGCCGACGGCGACTGGGCTTCGACCCTCGGCTCCGGGCAGTTGTTGCAACGGACAACCGGTCGCACCATTCACATCCGGACCGGCAACTTCTATCGCTTCCGGAACGGCAAGGTCGTGGTGTATCGGGGGTTCACCGACAGCCTCGATACGGTCGAGCAGGTTCTCGGCCGCGAACTCGACTTTTAG